The sequence GTATCATAACACTTCCTTAgtaaattttatgattaaatctGATGGTTGAGACCAAGTTCCTTTAACAAAGTTCGCAATATATATaatgatactcacgggaaattttagggtccgattccagcaagtgtcactagtccagacgcagctTTCGAAATTGCcttgagcctgaaatcacgaataagaccgttagaaggggacTGAGAAGGTGTCCCGGCGTAGCCTCATAAGGTGAGAGCAGCTAAAGGTGCTGTTGAAAATAATAATGTGAATCCATCCACTAAACAcgcaaacctggtatttataggagaatacctgagTCCTTGATGGGCCTGTCCACTATTTGGGCTAGGGATGAGCCAGGAGTAgtgggctcatccatggggtatcataTAATGAGAATGATATGGGTTTTCGATAGGATTTGATGaaacaatttgacaaaaatttacataataaatCTATATTTTTGTCAGATCATCGATAAATCATTCAATTGAAAACAcattgaattaattttattcaGATTATCAATAAATAGTATATTGTGTTTCTTCAAGATAATTTACAACAAATATATGATTCTAACATGaatcaaatcaatatttttcaaaaatattattacatcATAAATCTTACATTAGATTCTCTAAGAATATtgacaaatattaaatattatatcaatattcataatattctttttgaatattgaaaaatcTCTGAATCGTAAATCAATATTCTCAAAGAATATTTACAAATCTTATATActatatcaataattttcaagaatattgataaatattatattGTGCAACAATCTCCTTAAAATTATTTAAGATCAATAATTTTCAAGATATTGACAGATATTAGGTGTTAATCAATATTTTCAGGAATATATAAATCTATATTTTTcggaaatatttaaaaatttagatGTTGATCTACATTCTTCAGGAATAtggatatatttaaaaatattagatcTTTAATTAATGTTCTTCGGGAATATTTAAAAGTCTTAAATCTTGATCTATATTTTCAGCAATattcttcaaaaatatttacaactcttagaTCTCAAATCTTCATGGTTTTGGCTAGACTACGGTATAAAactagagtaggtctcttgtgagacgatcttacgaatctttatatttgagacgggttaaccttaccaatattcacaataaaaagtaatattcttagcataaaaagtaatgttttttcatggatgacccaaataagaaatatgtctcacaaaatacgactcgtgagaccgtctcacacaagtttttgccataaaacTATACTGTAGTATGAGCATCAATATAAATCTAAAAATTGTGCTATTTTAGGTGCATAACATAAACTCTAAATTGTGCTGCTTTTAGAGCGTCAATTgttatatatcataaaatataatattttcaataatagGTTTTACTCTTTCGGAGCAACTTGAAATATAAAGAATTAGTATTGATAACGtgttataaatttaatagaaaataagaagagagaaaagtgaGTTTAGATAATGACGTCAAACTATTTCATTCATAACTAAAAATACCTGTTTATAAAGTATAGTTAAATGATACGAATTTATAGATTAAGATATCTATCTTGAcattcatatatatttaaaatcataacgTAAACcgtgttattttatttattttttgaaattaataaaacattttatttgaTAGTGCAGAATGGAGAAGTTCCTAAATGTTTGGGAAACCTAATCCAACTATtaggatatcatcaataaaaaaaaacattacaaaattcttttttaaaaataagtctATTTAGCaaatcaattatattttaatgcTATTTCTTTAGCTTGTaccttttcattttaaaatgattattttgtttcttattGGCATCTTATGCATTAATGACATGTTtatttactcttttttttttaaaaaaaaaccttttcAATTATTGactaatttattgtttttagaCATCTAATATATCAGGATGTTGAAACTAAATGTCAAATTTAGAAATATAATAAACTTGttttttagaagttagattttaaatgtttactcATATTTAataaagagtatgtctcttgtgagacggtctcacgaatctttatcagtgagacgggtcaaccataccgacattcacaatataaagtaatattttttcatcagataaggtatctgtctcacaaaatacgacccctgagaccgtctcacacaaatttttgcttttaatataaaaaaccaAATAATAAGATAAAAGAGGAAATTATTGTCAATGGgggaatataaaaaaaatatgataaatataatGCAACTCGTTTAGACACtagtttttactttttatgctaagaatattactttgtattgtgaatatcggtagggttgacccgtttcacagataaagattcgtgagaccgtctcacaagagacctactctatgatagaaaaagaatattaattggttaaatattttttgaattatcgACTAAATGTATATCATGCAACCAGTAGTAACACTGTTAATTTTGGACTTCGGAAGACGGCtgttatttttcaataaaacaatcacaaaaaaaaaaattttgtttaattttctaaataaaattcttgaatttttcttttgattCTCCTGACCTGAATTGTGAAGTGACTTGCTAACTTATTGCACGTTCAAAGGTCGTTTAAGTCAAACCATGGTGTGCAGTGCACGTCTATCAAAATGAATATTAGGTCAAAGTTCatggaaaattatatattaatcctATCAAATATGTTATAAAACTTCATCCTAAGTTTCTCGTGAATGTTATGTATatacgtatacatatacatagttTTGATATACTGCATATTCACTATGCACATTTATGTAAGCACCGATGAGTTAATACTCACTTATTGAATATGATCAAACACAGAAAAATTGTATAACCAATAATGAGTGACAGCACATCGATGCTCACATAAGAAGTTTTTTGGCCAATTAACCCTAAAAGTAAAATTAGTCTCCTGTTTGATCTctgatatataataattaaaatatccaAATACCTAGAAATAAATAAACCTTGATTCTTGCATTATTTTATGGTTGAAGCTAACGGCTGACACATCCTTCCCTAGATGTTAATGAATATAACCGAAAGTCAagaaacatttaataaaattgtACAAAcctaacaatatatatatatttttttaaaaaaatgtcaacTAATATACTAGATTATTGCATGGCTCGTGCCATGATTTCGAATTAAAGTTCTTGCTTGTCATTCCTCcgattttttgaataaaacttCATCAAAGTTACCAAATGGGATCAGAACTGTACTGCATATTTCTTGTGTCATTAGCTAGTGAATCAGGATCCCGACAGTAAAGTGTTCTTGCAAGAACATAAAGGCTATTATTTCATGGTAAAGTTTGCAGAAGAATTCACAGCAGAGGGAACTGGTTCGATTTCAAACGGTAACCACCGTTCAAAAAGTGTATATAAAGAGTATGCATCTCTCTCTGTTTGCTATTTGTGTAGacaaatttttaattcaaatttcatttttatccaTCTCCCGATCTTTTCAATTTCACTTTTCAAAGAAGCTTTGGTGTGTGCTTCGAATAATTATTCCAAGTTCTGATGTTAAAAATGACGtatgctcttttttttttttttgataaagaTCTTGAATTAAGGAGGATTTGTAGCTTTTTTCCTATTTTATCTGTTTGCTTTTTCTAAGTAGGAATTTATGCCAGAATCTTGCGTAATATATACCATAACAAGTGATTTTTCTAGCTCTTAACCAAATTATACATTTCGCATTGCAGATTCTTGTCCAAGACATAGACATGctaaaaaatcaagaaatagaCAGCATCTCTTCAAAGtatgatgagattgatgatatggGGTTCCAGTTTTCATCTTCTGCTGATCAATCATTCACCGAAATTACGAGTAATTCGATCTTGAGCGGCGATTCTTTCGCCTACTGCAGGACTGATTCAGAGACATCAGCATTCTCCGGTCTGGCCGATGAAATTAGCTCTTCTGAGACAGATTCTCCCCTTTTCTGGAAAGGCCTCAAGTCCCCAGATGGAACGGCACTTTCAAGATTCAGCGTGAGAAAGCACAACATTGGAATTTTGGATGATGAAACACAAGGTTTAGGTGAAGTATTTCTCTTTCTCGTATAAATTTTCGTTGAAATCACCAGTGTGTTTTGATCACATGACAAGTGTGCATGAGCTGGAGCTTTTGGAATTTACAGGTTTTGAATTGATGAAGGAGAGATTCGCCAAGCTATTGCTAGGGGAAGATATGTCTGGGAGTGGTAAAGGGGAGTCCATTGCTCTCACCATCTCAAATGCCATAACCAACTTCTAcggtaaatcttgaaaatagaGTACTGATCTAGGTGTCCTTATAACCACTGGATCATATACAGCGCATCTAATGACTAATGAATGTCATGCGGCACTTGGAAATGATCCGACGACTATGGATCACCGGGAAACACACAACGAGTTCTTTCTACTACATTTTATCCATAATTTTAGTCTGATCTCAATATAACTTTGTTTACGATGCAGCTTCGATATTTGGTCAGCATCAAAGATTAGAGCCTTTGAATCTTGAGAAGAAGTTGATGTGGAAGAGAGAAATGAATTGCCTGTTATCTGTCTGTGATCATATAGTAGAATTTAGTCCAACACTGCAGAATTTAAAAGATGGGACTACTTTGGAGGTGAAATTCATTCTTTTTCCCCATTTTTAgaccattttctttcttttagcAAATCAAGAAAATGCTGCTTACAGGTGATGACAAGCAGGCCAAGACCAGACATTTACATCAACCTTCCTGCATTAAAAAAACTTGACGCGATGCTCCTAGTAAGGAAAAAAGTTCCCTCCGTCTTCATTTCCTTTTTTCCGAGAGAGATGAATAATGAAGGGAAATTTTTGGCATGAAACAGGATATATTGGCCAGTTTTGAGGATACTGAGTTCTGGTATGCAGATCAGGGCAGGATATCAGGAAACTCGGCGCATTCGGGGTCTTTTAGAAGAATACTTCAACCCCGGCCTCAACGAAAAGAAGGAAAATGGTGGTTGCCTGTTCCTTGTATTTCACCAGAAGGGCTATCTGAGAAATCCAAGAAACATTTAAGACAAAAGCGCGATTTTGCTAACCAAATCCACAAGGCTGCAATGGCTATAAACACCGGCATTATTGCTGAAATGCAGGTTCCAGAACCATATTTGGATTCTCTTCCTAAGGTAAATTTGAGATGAAACTCTAAACGGTCGTGCTAAAGGGAAAGTAGAAACTTCTGTAAAACTAGTTTATTTTGTCTGTTAATGTGATTCTAGAGCGGGAAAGCGAGCATAGGAGATACAATCTACAACTATATGTACAACACACGGAAGTTTTCGGCTGATCATCTTCTTGACTCACTCGGTATAAACTCGGAACGTGAAGCCCTAGAACTGGCAGACAAGATCGAAGCCTCTATGTACACATGGCGTCGTAAAATGTGGGTGGCTCACTCGAAATCATCCTGGGGTGTGGTTAAGGATCTCGTATCCGACATAGATCGATGTGACAAGAATCATCTTTTAGCAGACAGGGCAAATACCTTACTTTTCTGTTTGAAGCAAAGATATCCTGAACTTTCACAAACTACATTGGATTCAAGTAAAATCCAATACAACAAGGCACGTACTGGAAAGTGATATGAATGTTCTCGATTCCTTAACTCGAAAATTGATTTCATGCTTGATGTTTGAATATGCTAATGCAGGATATAGGACAAGCAGTGTTGGAAAGCTATTCCAGAGTATTAGAAAGCTTAGCATTCAACATTGTTGCCTGGATTGAGGATGTTCTTTACGTAGATCATAAGACCATGACAAAACAAGAGCAAGGAACTGGAAACCCGTGCTTGGTCTAATCCATCGAGGGAGGCAATCACCTCACAGATTTTTAAGTCGTCATCTACAAACAAGAGTGACTATCTTGAAAGGCGAAAGCCCCTTAAAGAACATGAGAATATCAGAGATATATACGTATATCAGAGAAAATATTAGCTTCTTTCATTTTTTAACCTTTTCGTGCACTGGAATCTCATGTTTTACTGTCATCTCTTATAATAATCCCGAATCGTTTAAATTCATGAATCGCACGCGTGTTGAATGTATCCATTTTTCATTCTTTACTCCAATTCTCAGAAAGAAGATGAGTATACCGGTtgacaataatattttttttcaaaactatCCCTGGCAATGCATTGATATaactaataattttttgtgtCGACAATCCTCTCTACATGTCATAATGATCCTCTGCGAGGTAAGTTCGTGTACTAAAGACGAGCTCAAAATCTTTTTGAAACCGAATTGAATTGATTTCAAGAAATATTACTTAAGACTGTATAACGATCCACAAAAAATGAAACGCAGCAAAACTCTTATGGTAAAACTCGAACAATGATCTCGAGTTGAATACACGAACCACATTGAAGATTGATATTGTTTGGTCTAGACTCTAGAGGGTCAATGTCGCTTGGATCTGGTCCACCTCTACAGAGTCGATTTTCGGAAGATAGGATATTTCACTATAAAATTGGTCAAAAAACTCTTGACCTATACGAAATGTGAGCATTACTTATGGATTCAGAGGTACCTTTTTATGACGgcaaatcataaaaatttgacGTGGATTTTATCATTTGATCATTTATGTGACTTAAGTGGTGCGAGCCTAAAGATTGGTCCTTTTTCCTGCATCTATAGTTATGCTTTATATGATGTCGCTTTGCTCCAGGGAGATTTAGTACAAACGATGCAAAGTACAAGTTTCACGTACCCCGCTGCCCATTTCTCGATGCTTCCCTGCCAGATTTCATACTTTGTCACAGTAGGTTGTTAGGTCCTTCTGTATTTTGTTGCTTCCGTTTCGTGCTCACGTTTCAAAACTCATCTGGTTGCTTATAACTGCAGTGCAAAAGTTAAATTCATGTTTCTCTCCCTAAACTTACGAGATTGTGAGATTTTTCAGATATATATCCAACCCGTACTGGACTCACGAGCATCAAACCAAACAGAGAGATCATCAAGAAGCCACAATTCATAACTAAGAGACTAATTGTAGCAAAATATAGCTGAGTATGGAAGAAGCTACAAATTATACCTGGTATACATTAGACTCAGCTCAAAGAAAAGGAAAACccttatctatatatatacaacCACCTCTGAATTGTGGCAAGAATTACAGTTCAGAATCATGAAAGACAAAGGGTTAGTGATGAGCAGTACCCGAAATCCCACACCCAGGAAATCCAGGAAAATGTAATAATTCAGATGCCGCCGCCCCCATTAACAAGGAGCCTTGCAGCAGCACCCGGGTGGATGGGCCACCAATGCCACGCCCCAACACCCCCCTCTCACACCCTGAGTGCCATGGCCGGAAGATGTGCGTGAAACATGAGGGGTCTCTCAGTTGGCGACCTGGGGAAACTTTCTCGCAAAACAAttcaaaaatgatttttagttGAATCAGCTGTCTTCATCTATTGTTCCAATATACGTGAGATCTGTCCTCCTCATTCTCACTGCCCCCCTGAGCCAATTGGACGCCTTTAAGTTAGTATGATCAGTGCCACTGATTACAGCAGAGCCGGCCGAAGGCTGGCTTGATCCAGCTCCATCCTCTAACAGGATCCATCTATCAATCTCCATTTCAAGGTCTTGGTGCAATGACTGCAGATGGGACTTCACATTTGGGACGGAACGACTTGGCAAGACTGTATTCCTCTGAGGTGGGCTTGGATTACTACGATTTATCGATGTTACTGGATGGCTGGGCTGTAGAAAAGCAACAGTATCGGATGGAACTGATGGGGGTTGGCAAGAGATTGAACATTCAACAGAGGGATGAAGAATCGGCATGGCAGTTTGAATGCGCCACCGAATGGTCTGTGGTAATTCCATGCGATCCAAGTCATTCTGCATCAATACAAGACAAAGAAGGCTCACCGTCCTAGGACATGAGTTGTAACTCTTacaataatacataaatattcgacccacgaattATAGTGACCTGTTGAGATAAGCTTGCGCTACAAGAAAACAGTAGGTCTCAACAGTAGTGACAATGAATCAAGCTAACTCAAATTTACCCAATTTGTACTCAGAAATTATTCAACTTGAATCAAGCCctgatattttatgatatatttgttaACCGAATTTGAGAGCAATTTTTGTTCAATAGCTTGCAGGTTTCATatacttattaattattaataataaataacatattTAAGATAGAACGAGCAATATTTCAAGTTTTACATCTCAATAATTATGGATATAGTCATAACAAATCAAGCTTGAATCCGAAATCTAAGCCAAGTTCAAGCACAAATAAGTCTTTTTTGGGTTTCGGGCAGAGCTTCGAACtcaaatatgaataaaaatacAGTAGCATCAGTTCCACTCAATGCATTTGCTTCCCTAGCACTTGAACACAATTAACAATTGGAGGGAAATCAGAAAGAACACTAAATAATTGGTAGGTTAAATAATGGCGTACCTGCATGCTTTGAGCAGCTTCACGATCAAAAACAGCATACTCCTTACTGCATTCAATAAATTTGGATTCAGACTTCAACCTCAACCAGCTTGGTTGGTGGCTGCTCAGCAGCACATGTAGCACTAACAGTAAACAATCAAATAAACTATCCCCAGACAGAAGTACAGCAGCAGTTGATGAAATCTCCATAAAAGAGTCGACATCTCTTTTAGATGAAACCAAAGAAGGATTAACAAAATGACCGGCATCTTCATGCACAACCCTGCTTCCAAGGAGGCGTAAAATCACTGGAGCAAGGGTGTATCTCATATTACGTCCTGAAGGCTCCCTGAAAAAATAACGTAAGAGATCGGGTTAGATAATTAGCCATGCAAATAAGTAAGAAAAACATAGTTTTACcgaaaatacaagaaaaatcaacAATGTCTACCCACAGAACACAATTGTTTCAGAAAGAAAATTGGAAAATCAAGGGTCACCCACTTCATCAATGCTGAACACATCCAGTATGCATTGCACAGTGGATGTGTGTCTTATGACCGACCTATGTAAATCCTGGGTTCTGTTGTATCCTTTCTACactacatttttattttctattcaaatttcaaaacaaataaaaactaatattacCTGTCACTGCAAATAAGAGGCAGTAATCTGAGAAGGAACTGCAATCGCAACGTCAAGGAGGCTCGCAATGCCGCGGGAGAAGGTGGAACAGTATCAGCTGATCCAGTTGATTGTCTAGATATTCCAGGACTGCCACTTTTCCCACTCTTCCGGGTGCTACTTTTATTTGCAGGACTTCCTATTGCAGGAATGGGCACTGAAGCTTGCTTTCCAATGCCACGAGTAACTGCATTTATTTGTTGTTCAATATTACTCATCTGCTTGATCATTTCACTCGCAAAATTACTACGCAAATCATCAGAGCCTTGATCCAAACATGGGAGAACTAGTTCGATAAGAGCTCTCTCAGTCACGTGCTGCTGACTGACAATAAAGCCTTCAACATCCAAAATACCCGGTCCTTTTCCAAACTGATTAAAGTCAGATCCATCATCTACCACTTCTCCTTCTTCAATGGCGCCAGCTTCAGATTTCCATTTTTCTGCTCTTTTGATCACTGGATTTGAATCAGAAGGACACCATCCCCATGGCCTCCAGAACTGGGGCTTCATACAGGGTTCTTTCAGCTCAGCAGCAATATTTATTACTTTCTGTCGAATTGATTTTTTCCCATACAGAACTTCCCAGCCTCTTAACAACCATTTTGCCTGTGAGAGCATTGAATCCTCCAGTGACTTCCCCAAAAGATGGACAACCTCGGAGAATAAGGGTGCAGCATCAGGCCTGACCAATAACCTGGTGAGgatgatttggacaaaattgCTCTCATTCTCAGAAGCAGCATGTTTATCAGAACCAGATGAGAAAGATCTTATAGCCTCCATCAAGGGGATGTCATTCTCCATCTTTTCATTGATAGCCTGTTCATTTAGCAGAAGCCTGAGCTCAACCCACTGCCAATGAAATCTAGCAGGTTGAAGGGTATCCAAAACATGTACAAGTTTGCCCATAAGCTTTTTCACATTGTCAGCACAAAGTTTTTTCAACTCACCTTGACCAGAGATCCAATTCCCATCATCCAATTTGATTACAGGCTGCGGCATTTTACAATCTATGAGGGCATCCAGAAAAAGCCTAGGACGGAGAGGGACCAAGGCAGCAAATTTCAAACTTATGTCTGAACCAATAGATTCTATCACAGACACAAATTCAGAGACAAGGGTATCCGCATATATGAGATTATATAACCCACAAGTGTCCCTAAGACATATATCACGAAAAGGCAGGTGCTTTATGGCATCACTCATAGTGACAGACATGGATTGATAAAGCTGATGAAGATCTTCACGTACTCCAATGCTAACATCCAGGATGGGTCTCCATATCACAAATGAAAATATGGAAAAGGCTGGAGGAAAAACCAAGTTCACAGGTAATGTCCGTTGCATTCTGGACAGGGCTACAATTGAGGCTTCACCCAAGAGCTCAACAACGAATCCATCTGAAACAGTTCTGCAGTTCCCCACAAGCACCCTAAACCAGTTGACAGAAACTTCAGTCAAATTTTCCACCTTTGAAACACCCGTCGAGCGTGCATTTCCATTCGCATTGGATTTCAAACTCCTTGCAAACTGAATTAGATCCAGCCCTTCCTTCAATTTGAAGAGGGAAACCATTCTCTCCAGGCTAGCAACTCCTTGAAGAATTGCTCCAATAATGAGTGCAGAAACAGCAGCTGTAGTTCTCGCAGTTCTTCCAAGAATCCCTTTATTAAAATGGTTTGCACTTTCATTGGTTAAATTTGCGTCAAAGTCATGGGCCTCAGGAGACAGCTGAATATGGCTACGAGGAGCTTTTCCAGGGGCAAAAGCTTGCACGAGAACTGAGGAAGCTTCTGTAGCAAGAGCAACCTCAAAGACACGGCTTTGACGGTCCCCGAGTGCTTCCTTCAATATGCATAGGCATGTGATATGTACACGTAAAAGCCGTCGAGCAACATGTAGTGGACTAGAAGAGGAAGGAGCATTTAAGTGATTATTGTTAGCCCCTAGATCAGGAATTCTAGCAATCGATTGTCCAACGTTATTAACAATTGCTGCAATAGCAGATGACACCAGTGAAGGGTCGCCTTCCTGTGCAGCTCCACCAGTTTGTCTCATGCAGTCCATCAAGCCCATCACTAATTGTTGAGCTATCTTATGGCCATCATCCCACTTCTCCACGCTAGAATTCTTGTTTGTCCCAGGTCCAAAAGGCTTTCTATCTTTGTTGTAAAAGTAGTGAGAAGATTCATTTACAATTCTTTGTGCAATCTCTTTCATGCTCAACCCAACTCTAGACAGTCGAACACCAGTTATCTTTTGCCGGAAATAATCATCAAGATCTTCCACACCATTGGGGACTCCAAGGGGGAAACTAAAGTCCCCTTCTAAAGATCTTCCAGATTCAAGTTCAGAACCAAGTCTTTTATCACAAGAAGATTTGAAGGTCTTCTCCCATTCAATGACACTACCTACATTGCTATACTTTCTCAAAAGATAACGTGCATAAGCTAAAGTTGGTGAACCAGAAAGCCGGCCATTAGATGCCAAGACAGAAGCACTACGATCCATTGTGGCAGACAAGGTTTCAGGTATAAGATCGGCCGCAACAATTATATTCTCATACCTGAACCAGAGGAATAAATAAATCGGTGAGATGGAGAAAGATCAATGACTGTAGCCACAGACAATGAAGAAtgactttattttcaaaaaggaAGTAGAGCGAAGAGATCAATTACTGTAGCCACATAGACAATGAAGAATGACTTTCTTTCAAAAAGGAAGTAGAGTGAACGATGAGAAACAAATATAGCCATTTGTTTGAAGGAGTAATAATATTGagttaaaaaaacaatttcacATGATTTATAAATACATGTCACAGgatatttaaaagttaaaaaataaagatgaaaCCCACATTCCAAATATTGTACAACTTGCTGCTGAAAAAGATGTACTCTTCCTGAACAACTACTTCATTCTCACTCCTTCAGCTTTCAAAATAGGAGTTGTGTAATCTTCTTAAACACTATATTTGGTTTCTGAGAAATGGAAAGCAAGTAAACGAAGAATAATTTCCTCCATTGGGACtctcaaaaaaatatatggatTTGAGGCTAAGGTATAAGCAGGGCTACGTTAAGGCAAACACCAACCTATACCTCCAACTTCACAATTCGAACAGGTTTCCCCTTAATTTTAGTTGTTGTTTTCTCTTAACGAAGCTTCCATCTCCAATTCCAACACACCCGTGACCCAAGGTAAAATCTTCACTAATTTCCTCAAAATAAGCTCTCTGCCAAGAGTTCATGTACTTTAAGTATTTGAAAATAGCCAGTCCTAAaaattccttgaaattttgaatggCTAGAGTCAAGACAAAACCATCacgaatttaaaatatttag comes from Primulina huaijiensis isolate GDHJ02 chromosome 2, ASM1229523v2, whole genome shotgun sequence and encodes:
- the LOC140960303 gene encoding rop guanine nucleotide exchange factor 3-like isoform X1, producing MLKNQEIDSISSKYDEIDDMGFQFSSSADQSFTEITSNSILSGDSFAYCRTDSETSAFSGLADEISSSETDSPLFWKGLKSPDGTALSRFSVRKHNIGILDDETQGLGFELMKERFAKLLLGEDMSGSGKGESIALTISNAITNFYASIFGQHQRLEPLNLEKKLMWKREMNCLLSVCDHIVEFSPTLQNLKDGTTLEVMTSRPRPDIYINLPALKKLDAMLLDILASFEDTEFWYADQGRISGNSAHSGSFRRILQPRPQRKEGKWWLPVPCISPEGLSEKSKKHLRQKRDFANQIHKAAMAINTGIIAEMQVPEPYLDSLPKSGKASIGDTIYNYMYNTRKFSADHLLDSLGINSEREALELADKIEASMYTWRRKMWVAHSKSSWGVVKDLVSDIDRCDKNHLLADRANTLLFCLKQRYPELSQTTLDSSKIQYNKDIGQAVLESYSRVLESLAFNIVAWIEDVLYVDHKTMTKQEQGTGNPCLV
- the LOC140960303 gene encoding rop guanine nucleotide exchange factor 3-like isoform X2; protein product: MLKNQEIDSISSKYDEIDDMGFQFSSSADQSFTEITSNSILSGDSFAYCRTDSETSAFSGLADEISSSETDSPLFWKGLKSPDGTALSRFSVRKHNIGILDDETQGFELMKERFAKLLLGEDMSGSGKGESIALTISNAITNFYASIFGQHQRLEPLNLEKKLMWKREMNCLLSVCDHIVEFSPTLQNLKDGTTLEVMTSRPRPDIYINLPALKKLDAMLLDILASFEDTEFWYADQGRISGNSAHSGSFRRILQPRPQRKEGKWWLPVPCISPEGLSEKSKKHLRQKRDFANQIHKAAMAINTGIIAEMQVPEPYLDSLPKSGKASIGDTIYNYMYNTRKFSADHLLDSLGINSEREALELADKIEASMYTWRRKMWVAHSKSSWGVVKDLVSDIDRCDKNHLLADRANTLLFCLKQRYPELSQTTLDSSKIQYNKDIGQAVLESYSRVLESLAFNIVAWIEDVLYVDHKTMTKQEQGTGNPCLV